Proteins from a single region of Flaviflexus salsibiostraticola:
- the rpsN gene encoding 30S ribosomal protein S14, producing the protein MAKKSKIARDKQRREIVERYAERRAQLKKASVDMNSTQEERDEAMAALHALPRDASPVRLRNRDAIDGRPRGYIGAFGLSRVRMRHMALRGELPGVTKSSW; encoded by the coding sequence ATGGCGAAGAAGTCGAAGATTGCGCGTGACAAGCAGCGCCGCGAGATCGTCGAGCGCTACGCAGAGCGTCGCGCACAGTTGAAGAAGGCTTCGGTGGATATGAACTCGACGCAGGAGGAGCGCGATGAGGCGATGGCCGCATTGCACGCCCTTCCCCGCGACGCGTCGCCTGTCCGCCTGCGTAACCGCGACGCCATCGATGGCCGTCCCCGCGGCTACATCGGCGCCTTCGGTCTCTCCCGCGTTCGTATGCGCCACATGGCGCTTCGCGGTGAGCTCCCGGGTGTCACCAAGTCCTCCTGGTAA
- the rpmF gene encoding 50S ribosomal protein L32, whose translation MAVPKHKMSRSNTRNRRSQWKAQMTELVTVTVQGREVRIPRRLAKAYQTGAID comes from the coding sequence ATGGCAGTTCCCAAGCATAAGATGTCGCGCAGCAACACGCGCAACCGCCGGTCCCAGTGGAAGGCGCAGATGACCGAGCTCGTCACGGTCACGGTCCAGGGTCGCGAGGTTCGTATTCCCCGCCGCCTGGCGAAGGCCTACCAGACTGGCGCGATCGACTGA